The Paraburkholderia sp. ZP32-5 genome includes a window with the following:
- a CDS encoding IS110 family transposase, whose protein sequence is MQTVTLVGVDLGKHSFHLHGQDRHGKAVFRRKVSRKQLIEFFATFHCCTVVMEACAGAHHMARKLAGFGHQVKLISPQFVRPFVKSNKNDFVDAEAICEAASRPAMRFVTPKTESQQTLSTLHRLRESMVRDRVKTCNQMHGFLLEFGISLPIGKAVIKRLPAVLSEHSLPPRLVAILDRLHSHFKYLSEQIDQIETELTRQLADDDLGQRLLGIPGVGPITASVLASEMGDGKQYGCSRDFAASIGLVPRQYSTGGKANLLGISKRGDKNIRRLLVQCARAYMQRLDRQTGRLAAWVRSMLTRRHSNVVACALANKLARTAWALATRNSTFDAGAGALQV, encoded by the coding sequence ATGCAGACCGTGACGCTGGTTGGAGTCGATCTGGGCAAGCATTCGTTTCATCTTCACGGTCAGGACCGGCACGGCAAAGCCGTGTTCCGCCGGAAGGTGAGTCGTAAGCAGCTGATTGAATTCTTCGCCACCTTTCACTGCTGCACGGTGGTCATGGAAGCCTGCGCAGGCGCTCATCACATGGCCCGGAAACTTGCTGGCTTCGGGCATCAGGTCAAACTCATCTCGCCGCAGTTTGTGCGGCCCTTCGTCAAGAGTAACAAGAACGATTTCGTAGACGCGGAAGCAATCTGCGAAGCAGCGTCACGTCCGGCCATGCGCTTCGTGACGCCCAAGACAGAATCGCAGCAAACGCTCTCGACCTTGCACCGACTTCGCGAATCTATGGTTCGGGATCGCGTTAAGACATGCAACCAGATGCACGGCTTCCTGCTCGAATTTGGCATCAGTCTGCCGATTGGAAAGGCTGTCATCAAGCGCCTGCCGGCAGTTCTCTCCGAGCATTCGCTCCCACCGCGACTGGTGGCGATCCTCGATCGTTTGCATTCCCACTTCAAGTATCTCAGCGAACAGATCGACCAAATCGAGACAGAGCTGACCCGGCAACTGGCCGATGATGACCTTGGCCAGCGCCTGCTAGGCATCCCGGGTGTCGGTCCGATCACGGCGAGCGTACTCGCCTCCGAAATGGGCGATGGCAAACAGTACGGCTGCAGTCGGGACTTCGCGGCGTCCATCGGTCTCGTGCCGCGCCAGTACAGTACGGGCGGCAAGGCAAACCTGCTGGGCATCAGCAAACGCGGAGACAAAAATATACGTCGCCTGCTTGTGCAGTGCGCCAGAGCCTACATGCAGCGGCTGGACCGGCAGACAGGCCGGTTGGCCGCATGGGTTCGGTCGATGCTCACACGCCGACACTCAAACGTGGTGGCCTGCGCTCTTGCCAACAAGCTGGCGCGAACCGCCTGGGCGCTGGCAACGCGCAACAGCACGTTCGATGCGGGAGCGGGTGCCTTACAAGTCTGA
- a CDS encoding type 1 glutamine amidotransferase (Members of this family of hydrolases with an active site Cys residue belong to MEROPS family C26.), protein MSENKPDNADTTGTPSPASPASSASSGTPPGGTARAEPAASLPPLRGDTTQSAAQDTNPATEEAAVRSSTDDPISASAVTPEDPREARLRDAAEARSAAAESTARQEAAVHEREARRGGSHAAGAASATATKAEPLKPAGSMSASGELHTGAANATASGARPAATLADDVVTEADIATEDSAPATARPAGAPPPGFGAAPDFSATNPPPPNALPPSPPRYLHQSDSAWSVFGRIIAARARQLFDRAGQRITQRTLRIGVSARIFHPEPGAKGLRGKTLQYLEESIAHWVMSRDVLVFMIPTVGHQGMLHPSNIRLRDYAKNLDGLLLQGGADVSPQTYAEAALSHEWPGDRVRDMYELELLHEFVESGKPVLGVCRGCQLINVAFGGTLYQDIATDVPTANVHVNENYDQHRHGVHFPDGSTLLNMFPGRRDAIVNSIHHQAVKTLGRDLNIEAVSASDGIIEAVRYRRAPFVMGVQWHPEFHRAGGAELLDCTPLLDTFLRVARETRF, encoded by the coding sequence ATGAGCGAAAACAAACCTGACAACGCCGACACGACCGGCACTCCGTCGCCAGCCTCACCTGCTTCGAGCGCTTCGAGCGGCACGCCGCCAGGCGGCACGGCACGGGCCGAACCGGCCGCGTCGCTGCCTCCGTTGCGTGGAGATACGACCCAGTCCGCTGCCCAGGATACGAATCCGGCCACCGAAGAAGCGGCTGTCAGGTCGTCGACCGATGATCCGATCAGCGCGTCGGCCGTCACGCCGGAAGATCCGCGTGAGGCTCGCCTGCGCGATGCGGCCGAGGCGCGCAGCGCCGCCGCGGAGTCCACCGCGCGGCAGGAAGCCGCGGTCCACGAACGCGAAGCACGGCGCGGTGGCTCGCATGCGGCAGGTGCCGCGAGCGCCACGGCCACGAAAGCCGAGCCGTTGAAGCCGGCGGGTTCGATGTCCGCGAGCGGCGAGCTGCATACCGGCGCGGCGAATGCGACCGCGAGCGGTGCACGCCCGGCCGCCACGCTCGCCGACGACGTCGTCACCGAAGCCGACATTGCCACCGAGGACTCCGCGCCCGCCACCGCGCGGCCGGCTGGCGCGCCGCCGCCGGGCTTCGGCGCGGCGCCCGATTTCAGCGCAACCAATCCGCCGCCGCCCAACGCGTTGCCGCCGTCGCCGCCGCGCTATCTGCATCAGAGCGATTCGGCGTGGAGCGTGTTCGGCCGCATCATCGCGGCGCGCGCGCGGCAACTGTTCGATCGCGCGGGGCAGCGGATCACCCAGCGCACGCTGCGCATCGGCGTGTCGGCGCGGATCTTCCATCCAGAGCCGGGTGCGAAGGGGCTGCGCGGCAAGACGCTGCAGTATCTGGAGGAGTCGATCGCACATTGGGTGATGTCGCGCGATGTGCTGGTGTTCATGATTCCGACCGTCGGCCATCAGGGCATGCTGCATCCGAGCAATATCCGCCTGCGCGATTACGCGAAAAATCTCGACGGCCTGTTGCTGCAAGGCGGCGCCGACGTGTCGCCGCAGACCTACGCGGAAGCGGCGTTGAGCCACGAATGGCCCGGCGACCGCGTGCGCGACATGTACGAGCTCGAACTGCTGCACGAGTTCGTCGAGTCGGGCAAGCCGGTGCTCGGTGTGTGCCGCGGCTGTCAGCTGATCAACGTCGCGTTTGGCGGCACGCTGTATCAGGACATCGCGACCGATGTGCCGACCGCGAACGTGCACGTCAACGAAAACTACGATCAGCACCGGCACGGCGTTCATTTCCCGGACGGCTCGACGCTGCTCAACATGTTCCCCGGGCGGCGCGACGCGATCGTCAACTCGATCCACCATCAGGCGGTGAAGACGCTCGGCCGCGATCTGAATATCGAGGCGGTGTCGGCGTCGGACGGCATCATCGAGGCCGTGCGTTACCGGCGCGCGCCGTTCGTGATGGGCGTGCAGTGGCATCCGGAGTTTCATCGCGCGGGCGGGGCGGAACTGCTCGATTGCACGCCGCTGCTCGATACGTTCCTGCGGGTCGCGCGGGAGACGCGGTTTTAG
- a CDS encoding cation:proton antiporter, whose amino-acid sequence MHHGIGFIQDLAVVMAFAGLVTVLFHRLKQPVVLGYIAAGVIIGPYTPPFQLIHDEQTIQTLGELGVVFLMFSLGLEFSLRKLFKVGVTAIVAALSEIVLMLWIGYEIGSAFGWNSMDSLFLGAILAISSTTIIVKALSDLGLKRESFAQLVFGILIVEDILGIAMLVLLTGIAQTGQLSAGLAAITLGKLLLFMLVSLLAGVLIVPRALNYVARTRSDEMLLVSVLGFCFGFCLLVVKLDYSIALGAFLIGAIMAESRHLHRIEHLIAPLRDAFSAIFFVTIGLMLNPAVMLDYAWPIAVITFAVIVGKIVSCGLGTFLAGRDARTSMRVGMTVSQIGEFSFIIASLGLTLKVTSGFLYPIAVAVSALTTLSTPYLIRVADPLTQRLARAMPATLSNAFGLYGQWLRSLGTARGEPTLLSLTRRIVLQIAVNLALVAAIFLAVSYTAPQTGRLLANWLTDASLQRVVQWSVALVVSLPFLVAVYRKTKSLALLLAEVSVQPTMAGRFTSALRYAIADVVPIVSMIGVFLLVAALSGSILPPTGLLVAVLVCAALLLALVWRWCVKIHASMQIALRETFNERPDP is encoded by the coding sequence ATGCACCATGGCATCGGCTTCATTCAGGATCTGGCCGTCGTGATGGCGTTCGCGGGCCTCGTCACCGTGCTGTTCCATCGGCTGAAGCAGCCGGTGGTGCTGGGCTATATCGCGGCCGGGGTGATCATCGGGCCGTACACGCCGCCGTTCCAGCTGATCCACGACGAACAGACGATCCAGACGCTCGGCGAACTCGGCGTCGTGTTCCTGATGTTTTCGCTAGGACTCGAATTCAGCCTGCGCAAGCTGTTCAAGGTCGGCGTGACGGCGATCGTCGCCGCGCTGTCCGAGATCGTGCTGATGCTGTGGATCGGCTATGAGATCGGCAGCGCGTTTGGCTGGAATTCGATGGATTCGCTGTTCCTCGGCGCGATTCTCGCGATTTCGTCGACGACGATTATCGTCAAGGCGCTGTCCGATCTGGGGCTCAAACGTGAGAGCTTCGCGCAGCTCGTATTCGGCATTCTGATCGTCGAGGACATTCTCGGCATCGCGATGCTGGTGCTGCTGACCGGCATCGCGCAGACCGGTCAGTTGAGCGCCGGGCTGGCCGCGATCACGCTCGGCAAGCTGCTGCTGTTCATGCTGGTGTCGCTGCTGGCCGGCGTGCTGATCGTGCCGCGTGCGCTGAACTACGTCGCGCGCACGCGCAGCGACGAGATGCTGCTGGTGTCGGTGCTCGGCTTCTGCTTCGGCTTCTGTCTGCTGGTCGTCAAGCTCGACTACAGCATCGCACTCGGCGCTTTTCTGATCGGCGCGATCATGGCCGAGTCGCGTCATCTGCATCGTATCGAGCATCTGATCGCGCCGCTGCGCGACGCCTTTTCCGCCATCTTCTTCGTGACGATCGGGCTGATGCTGAACCCGGCTGTGATGCTCGACTACGCATGGCCGATCGCGGTGATCACGTTCGCGGTGATCGTCGGCAAGATCGTGTCGTGCGGGCTCGGTACGTTTCTCGCCGGGCGCGACGCGCGCACGTCGATGCGGGTCGGCATGACCGTGTCGCAGATCGGCGAGTTCTCGTTCATCATCGCGTCGCTCGGGCTCACGCTGAAGGTGACGAGCGGCTTTCTGTATCCGATCGCGGTCGCGGTATCGGCGCTGACCACGCTGAGCACGCCGTATCTGATCCGCGTCGCCGATCCGCTGACGCAGCGCCTCGCACGGGCGATGCCCGCCACGCTGTCGAACGCGTTCGGCCTGTACGGACAATGGCTGCGCAGTCTCGGCACCGCGCGCGGCGAGCCGACGCTATTGAGCCTGACGCGGCGCATCGTGCTGCAGATCGCGGTGAATCTCGCGCTCGTCGCGGCGATTTTTCTGGCGGTGTCGTATACCGCGCCGCAAACCGGGAGGCTGCTCGCGAACTGGCTCACCGACGCGTCGTTGCAGCGCGTCGTGCAATGGAGCGTCGCACTCGTCGTGTCGCTGCCGTTTCTGGTGGCGGTGTATCGGAAGACCAAATCGCTGGCGCTGCTGCTCGCCGAAGTCAGCGTGCAGCCGACGATGGCGGGGCGTTTCACGAGCGCGCTGCGCTATGCGATCGCCGACGTCGTGCCGATCGTGTCGATGATCGGCGTGTTTTTGCTGGTCGCCGCGCTATCCGGCAGCATCCTGCCGCCGACCGGTCTGCTCGTCGCGGTGCTGGTCTGCGCGGCGCTGCTGCTTGCGCTGGTGTGGCGCTGGTGCGTGAAGATTCACGCGTCGATGCAGATCGCGCTGCGGGAGACGTTCAACGAGCGGCCGGACCCGTAA
- a CDS encoding DUF2848 domain-containing protein, producing the protein MPQLPFNLEDNAGRRRIEQIEVNRLTIAGWAGRDQAAIEHHIAELAELGVKRPSTTPCFYRLGAQLLTQAEQIDVVGARSSGEAECVLLQTGAGLLVTIGSDHTDREVEAYGVTVSKQVCPKPLARDAWLFDDVAGHWDQLELRAYAISHGERRVYQQGSVAALLPAAELLARAPLAQHAAMFCGTLAVQGGIVGMADGDALELELHDPVLKRTLRHAYCVRALPIVE; encoded by the coding sequence ATGCCGCAGTTGCCGTTCAACCTCGAAGACAATGCGGGCCGCCGCCGCATCGAGCAGATCGAAGTCAATCGTCTGACGATCGCGGGCTGGGCGGGCCGCGACCAGGCCGCGATCGAGCATCACATCGCCGAACTCGCCGAACTGGGCGTGAAGCGCCCGTCGACCACGCCGTGCTTCTACCGTCTCGGCGCCCAATTGCTGACGCAGGCCGAACAGATCGACGTGGTCGGCGCGAGATCGAGCGGCGAAGCCGAGTGCGTGCTGCTGCAAACCGGGGCGGGCTTGCTCGTCACGATCGGCTCCGACCATACCGACCGCGAAGTCGAGGCCTATGGCGTGACGGTGTCGAAACAGGTGTGTCCGAAGCCGCTCGCGCGCGACGCCTGGCTCTTCGACGATGTCGCTGGCCATTGGGATCAACTGGAACTGCGCGCCTATGCAATCTCACACGGCGAGCGGCGCGTCTATCAGCAAGGCAGCGTCGCGGCGCTGCTGCCCGCCGCCGAACTGCTCGCGCGCGCGCCGCTCGCGCAGCACGCGGCGATGTTCTGCGGCACGCTCGCGGTACAGGGCGGCATCGTCGGCATGGCCGATGGCGACGCGCTCGAACTGGAGCTGCACGACCCCGTGCTGAAGCGCACGCTGCGCCACGCGTACTGCGTGCGCGCGTTGCCGATCGTCGAATAA
- a CDS encoding MFS transporter: MSTPTLSVNAAPSSDAWLEAAALRKITWRIMPFLFLVYVLSYLDRVNIGYAKLQFTGDLGLSNAAYGLGAGIFFFGYFVFEVPSNLLLKKFGARATIARITMLWGLLSCLMMFVRSETMFYVLRFFLGVAEAGLVPGVVLYLTFWFPADRRARMVAVFMAAIPVAGIVGAPLSGFLMSALHETHGLRGWQWMFLIEGIPSILAGFWALAVLRNTPAEAAWLSADEKRVILSRLERDNSAAATAGAEHRLMAALRSGRFWILTLIYFCLVTGNAGFSFWLPQIVKDLGVTDLVTNGFVTAIPYLAAGIGMIVIGRSSDITGERRWHYAVCCFVGAAGLLGSASVTHSIPLAVTGLSIAYVGILAGFGIFWSMSTTFLQGTAAVAGIAVINSIANLAGYVSPYVLGIVKDATHSVTFGLVLIAGALIVGGLVTLLMPRVNVTHGA; the protein is encoded by the coding sequence ATGAGTACCCCTACGCTCTCCGTCAACGCCGCGCCGTCGAGCGACGCGTGGCTCGAAGCCGCCGCGCTGCGCAAGATCACGTGGCGAATCATGCCGTTCCTGTTTCTCGTCTACGTGCTGTCGTATCTGGATCGCGTGAACATCGGCTACGCGAAGCTGCAGTTCACCGGCGACCTCGGTCTGTCGAATGCAGCCTATGGGCTCGGCGCGGGGATCTTCTTCTTCGGCTACTTCGTGTTCGAGGTGCCGAGCAATCTGCTGCTGAAGAAATTCGGCGCACGCGCGACGATCGCCCGTATCACGATGCTGTGGGGCCTGCTGTCCTGTCTGATGATGTTCGTGCGCAGCGAAACGATGTTCTACGTGCTGCGCTTCTTCCTCGGCGTGGCCGAGGCCGGGCTGGTGCCGGGCGTCGTGCTGTATCTGACCTTCTGGTTTCCGGCCGACCGCCGCGCGCGCATGGTCGCGGTGTTCATGGCGGCGATCCCGGTCGCGGGCATCGTCGGCGCGCCGCTGTCGGGCTTCCTGATGTCGGCGCTGCACGAGACTCACGGCCTGCGCGGCTGGCAGTGGATGTTCCTGATCGAGGGTATTCCGTCGATCCTCGCGGGCTTCTGGGCGCTCGCGGTGCTGCGCAACACGCCGGCCGAAGCCGCATGGCTCTCCGCCGACGAAAAGCGCGTGATCCTGAGCCGCCTCGAACGGGACAACAGCGCGGCCGCGACGGCGGGCGCTGAGCACCGGCTCATGGCCGCGCTGCGCTCGGGCCGCTTCTGGATACTGACGCTGATCTACTTCTGCCTCGTCACCGGCAACGCGGGCTTTTCGTTCTGGCTGCCGCAGATCGTCAAGGACCTCGGCGTGACGGACCTCGTGACCAATGGCTTCGTTACCGCGATCCCGTATCTCGCGGCGGGCATTGGCATGATCGTGATCGGGCGATCGTCGGATATCACCGGCGAGCGGCGCTGGCACTACGCGGTGTGCTGTTTTGTCGGCGCGGCGGGGCTGCTCGGCAGCGCCTCGGTCACGCATTCGATTCCGCTTGCGGTCACGGGGCTGTCGATCGCGTATGTCGGCATCCTCGCGGGCTTCGGCATCTTCTGGTCGATGTCGACGACTTTCCTGCAAGGCACGGCCGCTGTCGCCGGCATCGCCGTGATCAACTCGATTGCGAACCTCGCCGGCTACGTGAGCCCGTACGTGCTCGGCATCGTCAAGGACGCGACGCACAGCGTGACGTTCGGGCTCGTGCTGATCGCGGGCGCGCTGATCGTCGGCGGGCTCGTCACGCTGCTGATGCCGCGCGTCAATGTAACGCACGGCGCGTGA
- a CDS encoding GntR family transcriptional regulator, translated as MTLSQTARPSQSSRASAAGSLAEQAYEFVKREIITMRLRPSEVLNEAELMALTGIGRTPVHQALHRLVHEGMLTIMPRKGIMVRPVSLDDVLAIIDVRLVNETYCVELAARHAQQHDYDAMQALLERSSACVAAHDVEGMMDIDREFHLAISAASRNPVLAEILRGLHERSLRFWFISLSEPHHLEDVHDEHVELFDLLRARDAEGARRSVQKHIEAFRATLFNRI; from the coding sequence ATGACGCTTTCGCAGACCGCCCGCCCCTCCCAGTCTTCCCGCGCAAGCGCTGCGGGCAGCCTCGCCGAACAGGCGTACGAGTTCGTCAAACGCGAAATCATTACGATGCGCCTGCGCCCCAGCGAGGTGCTCAACGAGGCGGAGCTGATGGCGCTGACCGGCATCGGCAGAACTCCGGTGCACCAGGCGCTGCACCGGCTGGTCCACGAAGGCATGCTGACGATCATGCCGCGCAAGGGCATCATGGTGCGGCCGGTGTCGCTCGACGACGTGCTCGCGATCATCGACGTGCGTCTCGTCAACGAGACCTACTGCGTCGAACTGGCCGCGCGCCATGCGCAGCAGCACGACTACGACGCGATGCAGGCGCTGCTCGAACGCTCGTCCGCGTGCGTGGCCGCGCATGACGTCGAAGGCATGATGGACATCGACCGCGAGTTTCATCTGGCGATTTCCGCTGCTTCGCGCAACCCGGTGCTCGCCGAAATTCTGCGCGGACTGCACGAGCGCTCGCTGCGCTTCTGGTTCATTTCGCTGTCCGAGCCGCATCATCTGGAAGACGTGCACGACGAACACGTCGAATTGTTCGACCTGCTGCGCGCGCGTGATGCCGAAGGCGCGCGGCGTTCGGTGCAAAAGCATATCGAGGCGTTTCGCGCGACGCTGTTCAATCGCATCTGA
- a CDS encoding amidase, producing the protein MATEFLPFPPLAQLAADLAAGRTTSRALVETALERIADPTGQGATVFMHVDADAARATADAHDRLRAAGTVLSPLAGIPVSVKDLFDIEGQPTRAGSTVLADAPPAQADAVAVARLKRAGAVIVGRTNMSEFAFSGLGLNPHYGHPLSPYRRGVKGDERISGGSSSGAAASVADGMAAIALGTDTGGSIRIPAALCGLTGFKPTAARIPKQGGVPLSTTLDSFGPIGVSVACCALVDRMLAGLEPRVPAAHPLDGVRLGVLTNYVTDGVEPEVARAVDTALKHLEAAGALVSEVRFAPLDRLPEINRIGFSPIEAYAWHRPLLDKHRDQYDPRVLARILKGQPATAIDYLDLLAERAAMLDEAARTLWQRFDAVVMPTVPVVPPRVADLVNDDDAFTRTNGLILRNPSAFNFLDSCALSLPCHLRGDAPVGLMLAAAPHADDALLAIGRAAEAVLNAIR; encoded by the coding sequence ATGGCCACTGAATTCCTCCCCTTCCCGCCGCTTGCCCAGCTTGCCGCCGATCTCGCCGCCGGCCGCACCACCAGCCGCGCGCTCGTCGAAACCGCGCTCGAACGGATCGCAGACCCAACCGGCCAGGGCGCCACGGTCTTTATGCACGTCGACGCCGACGCCGCGCGCGCGACCGCCGACGCGCACGACCGGCTGCGCGCGGCCGGCACCGTGCTGTCGCCGCTCGCCGGGATTCCGGTGTCGGTCAAGGATCTGTTCGATATCGAGGGTCAGCCGACCCGCGCGGGCTCGACCGTGCTCGCCGACGCGCCGCCCGCGCAGGCCGACGCGGTGGCGGTCGCGCGCCTGAAGCGGGCCGGCGCGGTGATCGTCGGTCGCACCAACATGAGCGAGTTCGCGTTTTCCGGGCTCGGGTTGAACCCGCACTACGGTCATCCGCTGTCGCCGTACCGGCGCGGCGTCAAAGGCGACGAGCGGATTTCGGGAGGCTCGTCGTCGGGCGCGGCGGCCTCGGTTGCCGACGGCATGGCGGCCATCGCGCTCGGCACCGACACCGGCGGCTCGATCCGCATTCCAGCCGCGCTGTGCGGGCTGACCGGCTTCAAGCCGACCGCCGCGCGGATCCCAAAGCAGGGTGGCGTGCCGCTGTCGACGACACTCGATTCGTTCGGTCCGATCGGCGTATCGGTCGCGTGCTGCGCGCTGGTCGACCGGATGCTCGCGGGGCTCGAACCGCGCGTGCCGGCCGCGCATCCGCTCGACGGCGTGCGCCTCGGCGTGCTGACCAACTACGTGACCGACGGCGTCGAGCCGGAAGTCGCGCGCGCGGTCGATACCGCGCTCAAGCATCTGGAAGCGGCCGGCGCGCTCGTCAGCGAAGTGCGCTTCGCGCCGCTCGACCGGCTGCCGGAAATCAACCGCATCGGCTTTTCGCCGATCGAAGCGTATGCGTGGCATCGTCCGCTGCTCGACAAGCATCGCGACCAGTACGATCCGCGCGTGCTCGCGCGTATCCTGAAAGGCCAGCCGGCCACCGCGATCGACTATCTGGATCTGCTCGCCGAGCGCGCGGCGATGCTCGACGAAGCCGCCCGCACGCTGTGGCAGCGCTTCGACGCGGTCGTGATGCCGACTGTGCCGGTCGTGCCACCGCGCGTGGCCGATCTGGTCAACGACGACGACGCGTTTACCCGCACCAACGGCTTGATCCTGCGCAATCCGAGCGCGTTCAACTTCCTCGATAGCTGCGCGCTGTCGCTGCCGTGCCATCTGCGCGGCGACGCGCCGGTCGGGCTGATGCTCGCGGCGGCGCCGCATGCCGACGATGCGCTGCTCGCGATCGGCCGGGCCGCCGAGGCGGTGCTGAACGCGATCCGCTGA
- a CDS encoding disulfide bond formation protein B: MNNDSAMLRRERSLLVLLALICVALVGGALYLQFFMHEDPCPLCILQRYFFLLIAIFAFLSSRLNSWRGVRVLEVLATLSALAGLVTAVRHVYIQANPGFSCGFDALQPIVDSLPPAHWLPGVFKVAGLCETAYPPILGLTLPMWSLVGFAVAFLALVLSLIRNRRRIA, encoded by the coding sequence ATGAATAACGATTCCGCGATGCTGCGCCGTGAGCGCTCCCTGCTGGTTCTGCTCGCCCTGATCTGCGTCGCCCTCGTGGGCGGTGCGTTGTACCTGCAGTTCTTCATGCACGAGGACCCGTGCCCGCTGTGCATCCTGCAGCGTTACTTCTTCCTGCTGATCGCGATCTTCGCGTTCCTCAGCTCGCGTCTGAACAGCTGGCGCGGCGTGCGCGTGCTCGAAGTGCTCGCGACGCTGTCGGCGCTGGCCGGTCTCGTGACCGCCGTGCGTCATGTGTATATCCAGGCGAACCCCGGCTTCAGCTGCGGCTTCGACGCGCTGCAGCCGATCGTCGATAGTCTGCCGCCCGCGCACTGGCTGCCGGGCGTGTTCAAGGTCGCCGGCCTGTGCGAGACCGCCTATCCGCCGATTCTCGGGCTGACGCTGCCGATGTGGTCGCTGGTCGGCTTCGCGGTCGCGTTTCTGGCGCTGGTGCTGAGCCTGATCCGCAATCGCCGCCGGATTGCCTGA